A region of Prochlorococcus marinus subsp. pastoris str. CCMP1986 DNA encodes the following proteins:
- a CDS encoding phosphoribosylanthranilate isomerase, with the protein MLETKTLVKICGITSIEQAVQVAELGTNAIGIISVDESPRYISPEKKKIIFKTLKDLYPNVERVSVVKNSPIDSIIKGFLGEPNETIIQLHGDEDIDYCQKLKKRIPDVGLWKAFRIKNKKDLEKIKPYENFIDAILLDSWNKETYGGSGKRIKQQYLEDLSFSKPWWIAGGVSTEWIVEILKNIKPNGIDISSSVETSPGIKDIHKVGLIIKEIKNTNF; encoded by the coding sequence ATGCTTGAGACCAAAACTTTAGTTAAAATTTGCGGAATAACTTCCATTGAACAAGCTGTTCAAGTAGCCGAATTAGGAACTAATGCAATAGGTATCATTTCGGTAGATGAATCTCCAAGATATATTTCCCCAGAAAAGAAAAAAATAATCTTCAAAACTTTAAAAGATTTATATCCAAATGTTGAGAGAGTTTCAGTTGTAAAAAATAGTCCTATTGATTCTATTATTAAAGGTTTTTTAGGAGAACCAAACGAAACTATAATTCAACTCCATGGAGATGAGGATATTGATTATTGTCAAAAATTAAAAAAACGGATTCCAGACGTTGGCTTATGGAAAGCTTTTAGAATAAAAAATAAAAAAGATCTTGAAAAGATTAAACCTTATGAAAACTTTATAGATGCAATACTTTTAGATTCATGGAATAAAGAAACATATGGTGGTTCGGGAAAAAGAATAAAACAACAATATTTAGAAGATTTAAGTTTTAGCAAACCTTGGTGGATTGCAGGAGGCGTTTCCACTGAATGGATAGTTGAGATTTTAAAAAATATAAAACCAAATGGTATTGATATTTCGAGCAGTGTTGAAACCTCCCCAGGAATAAAAGATATTCATAAAGTTGGTTTAATTATTAAAGAAATAAAAAATACTAATTTTTAG
- a CDS encoding site-2 protease family protein encodes MQIFKVKGIPFKLHPYWFAILFLFSWSISNQVNLTSGEIYNIKEAWLIGFLTSFFLLSTIIFHEVIHTFVSLNQGVKIKNITFYFLGAVLQIEKDCQTALGNIKISIVRPLLCFSTALILFLIINPTESNEQIFTNILSRLAILNLFLGFLNLIPIGFLDGGNLLKSTIWYFSGSKNKGRNFLNKLTLTLSILVFLLGIICLFSFNFYYGLLLTFLGLFGINSSKSENQFFKIENILKLSKVSELKFKPLRKIESNSNFVQLNNVVKSKKDKQDKYLFLTNSGRWDGFIEEKILKSVSVKKWERTFVGDFKKSIKKFESVNFSTELWRAIEKIEKSNEGIVLVLNSADIPLGIIDRNKIGYFVFNKLGLNLPSNLISKFNNKDQYPLGIQLPKIIKLMRKKGEIE; translated from the coding sequence TTGCAAATTTTTAAAGTAAAGGGAATTCCCTTTAAATTACATCCTTACTGGTTTGCAATCCTTTTTTTATTTTCATGGAGTATTTCTAATCAAGTTAATTTAACTTCTGGTGAAATTTATAATATTAAGGAGGCTTGGTTAATTGGTTTCTTAACTTCTTTTTTTTTATTAAGTACGATCATATTCCATGAGGTCATACATACTTTTGTTTCGTTAAATCAAGGAGTAAAAATAAAAAATATTACCTTTTACTTCTTAGGAGCAGTTTTGCAAATAGAAAAGGATTGTCAAACAGCTTTGGGTAATATAAAAATCTCGATAGTTAGGCCTTTATTATGTTTCTCGACGGCATTAATTCTTTTTCTCATTATTAATCCTACTGAATCCAACGAACAAATATTTACAAATATATTGAGCAGACTAGCAATATTAAATCTTTTTCTAGGCTTTTTAAACTTAATTCCTATTGGATTTTTAGATGGAGGTAATTTGTTAAAGAGTACTATTTGGTATTTTTCAGGAAGTAAAAATAAAGGAAGAAACTTTTTAAATAAATTAACTTTAACATTATCAATTTTAGTTTTTCTTTTAGGAATTATATGTTTATTTAGTTTCAATTTTTACTATGGTTTATTACTTACTTTTTTGGGATTATTTGGTATTAATTCATCAAAGTCTGAAAATCAATTTTTTAAAATTGAAAATATTTTAAAATTAAGTAAAGTTTCTGAACTTAAATTTAAGCCATTAAGAAAAATAGAATCCAATTCAAATTTTGTGCAGTTAAATAATGTGGTTAAAAGTAAAAAAGATAAACAAGATAAATATTTGTTTTTAACTAATAGTGGAAGATGGGACGGCTTTATTGAGGAAAAAATTTTAAAATCTGTTTCAGTAAAAAAATGGGAACGTACTTTTGTTGGGGATTTTAAAAAGTCCATTAAGAAATTTGAGAGTGTCAATTTTAGTACTGAGTTATGGAGAGCTATTGAAAAGATAGAGAAATCTAATGAAGGTATAGTACTCGTACTTAATTCTGCTGATATACCACTAGGAATTATTGACAGAAATAAAATTGGTTATTTTGTGTTTAATAAATTAGGTTTAAATTTACCTTCCAATCTAATCAGTAAATTTAATAATAAGGATCAGTATCCACTGGGTATTCAATTACCCAAAATTATAAAATTAATGAGAAAAAAAGGAGAAATTGAATAA
- a CDS encoding creatininase family protein, with product MNFKSIPSEFEYLSWPEVKNISKDIRSTIIWPFGAVEQHGPHLPLGTDSIFVDEIICEVFKLIPSDTPIKKLPTQYIGFSPEHKGFDGTISLSSNLITLLIKEVGIQLADMGFKRLILINAHGGQISLLNTAARELRSVAPKLSIFPCFLWKGVDGLSELLTKDEIENGLHASLAETSLMMALKSKLVGDERPCEGIKMQIPKGWSLEGNAPTAWFTEDLSKSGVIGNSKGSNKELGNSLKSLLVNHWFKLIMNLMKSDWPNQYK from the coding sequence ATGAACTTTAAATCAATACCTAGCGAATTTGAGTATTTATCTTGGCCTGAAGTAAAAAATATTTCAAAAGATATAAGATCAACAATTATCTGGCCATTTGGAGCGGTAGAACAACATGGTCCTCATTTACCTTTGGGTACAGATAGTATTTTTGTTGATGAGATAATTTGCGAAGTTTTTAAATTAATTCCGTCTGACACACCTATAAAAAAACTTCCAACTCAATATATAGGTTTTTCTCCAGAACATAAGGGATTTGATGGAACTATATCTCTTTCTTCAAATTTAATAACTTTATTAATAAAAGAAGTTGGAATCCAATTAGCGGATATGGGGTTTAAAAGATTGATATTAATAAATGCGCACGGAGGTCAAATCTCTTTACTTAACACCGCTGCAAGAGAATTAAGAAGTGTTGCTCCTAAACTTTCAATCTTCCCTTGCTTTTTATGGAAAGGAGTTGATGGATTAAGTGAACTGTTAACAAAAGATGAAATTGAGAATGGATTACATGCATCCTTAGCCGAAACAAGTTTAATGATGGCCTTAAAATCTAAACTTGTGGGAGATGAAAGACCTTGTGAAGGTATTAAAATGCAAATCCCAAAGGGTTGGAGTTTGGAGGGAAATGCTCCAACTGCTTGGTTTACAGAAGATTTAAGTAAATCTGGAGTAATAGGGAATAGTAAAGGGTCAAATAAAGAGCTAGGAAATAGTTTAAAGAGTTTATTAGTCAATCACTGGTTTAAATTAATTATGAATCTTATGAAATCAGACTGGCCAAATCAATATAAATAA
- a CDS encoding aldehyde oxygenase (deformylating), with protein MQTLESNKKTNLENSIDLPDFTTDSYKDAYSRINAIVIEGEQEAHDNYISLATLIPNELEELTKLAKMELKHKRGFTACGRNLGVQADMIFAKEFFSKLHGNFQVALSNGKTTTCLLIQAILIEAFAISAYHVYIRVADPFAKKITQGVVKDEYLHLNYGQEWLKENLATCKDELMEANKVNLPLIKKMLDQVSEDASVLAMDREELMEEFMIAYQDTLLEIGLDNREIARMAMAAIV; from the coding sequence ATGCAAACACTCGAATCTAATAAAAAAACTAATCTAGAAAATTCTATTGATTTACCCGATTTTACTACTGATTCTTACAAAGACGCTTATAGCAGGATAAATGCAATAGTTATTGAAGGTGAACAAGAGGCTCATGATAATTACATTTCCTTAGCAACATTAATTCCTAACGAATTAGAAGAGTTAACTAAATTAGCGAAAATGGAGCTTAAGCACAAAAGAGGCTTTACTGCATGTGGAAGAAATCTAGGTGTTCAAGCTGACATGATTTTTGCTAAAGAATTCTTTTCCAAATTACATGGTAATTTTCAGGTTGCGTTATCTAATGGCAAGACAACTACATGCCTATTAATACAGGCAATTTTAATTGAAGCTTTTGCTATATCCGCGTATCACGTTTACATAAGAGTTGCTGATCCTTTCGCGAAAAAAATTACCCAAGGTGTTGTTAAAGATGAATATCTTCATTTAAATTATGGACAAGAATGGCTAAAAGAAAATTTAGCGACTTGTAAAGATGAGCTAATGGAAGCAAATAAGGTTAACCTTCCATTAATCAAGAAGATGTTAGATCAAGTCTCGGAAGATGCTTCAGTACTAGCTATGGATAGGGAAGAATTAATGGAAGAATTCATGATTGCCTATCAGGACACTCTCCTTGAAATAGGTTTAGATAATAGAGAAATTGCAAGAATGGCAATGGCTGCTATAGTTTAA
- a CDS encoding lipoyl protein ligase domain-containing protein, with the protein MKLTGVEQMALDLHFLEKTISKVEILFTLRFYHWEGNWISLGYHQKAIPPHWEKLLEDGIIKVVRRPSGGGAVLHSGGITYALTFKKPSYKIFSYELVNNWLIKSFNDLGLSLKRGTLKKSIIKENCFESSYVSDLVDQYGFKRIGSAQYRKKGAFLQHGEIQLNPPRDLWFRLFGEEPPKKINLNLTNDEIIKYLINSFLESKSNIKIEKIYYKTDKIKELL; encoded by the coding sequence ATGAAATTAACTGGAGTTGAACAAATGGCTCTAGATTTACATTTTTTAGAAAAAACTATTTCCAAAGTTGAAATTCTTTTTACATTAAGGTTCTATCATTGGGAGGGAAATTGGATTTCTCTTGGTTATCATCAAAAAGCAATTCCACCTCATTGGGAAAAGCTTTTAGAGGATGGCATCATTAAGGTAGTAAGAAGACCCTCAGGAGGCGGTGCAGTACTTCATTCTGGAGGGATCACATACGCTTTAACATTTAAAAAACCTTCTTATAAGATCTTTAGTTATGAGCTAGTAAATAATTGGTTAATTAAAAGTTTTAATGATTTAGGTTTAAGTTTAAAAAGAGGAACTTTAAAAAAATCAATAATTAAAGAGAACTGTTTTGAATCATCTTATGTGTCTGATTTAGTTGATCAATATGGTTTTAAACGTATAGGAAGCGCCCAATACAGAAAGAAAGGGGCATTTCTTCAGCATGGGGAAATTCAGCTTAACCCCCCAAGAGACTTGTGGTTCAGATTATTTGGAGAAGAGCCTCCCAAAAAAATTAATTTAAATCTCACTAATGACGAAATAATTAAATATTTGATTAATTCATTTCTAGAATCGAAGTCAAATATAAAAATTGAAAAAATCTACTATAAAACAGATAAGATTAAAGAATTATTGTGA
- a CDS encoding long-chain acyl-[acyl-carrier-protein] reductase → MFGLIGHSTSFEDAKRKASLLGFDHIADGDLDVWCTAPPQLVENVEVKSAIGISIEGSYIDSCFVPEMLSRFKTARRKVLNAMELAQKKGINITALGGFTSIIFENFNLLQHKQIRNTSLEWERFTTGNTHTAWVICRQLEMNAPKIGIDLKSATVAVVGATGDIGSAVCRWLINKTGIGELLLVARQKEPLDSLQKELDGGTIKNLDEALPEADIVVWVASMPKTMEIDANNLKQPCLMIDGGYPKNLDEKFQGNNIHVVKGGIVRFFNDIGWNMMELAEMQNPQREMFACFAEAMILEFEKCHTNFSWGRNNISLEKMEFIGAASVKHGFSAIGLDKHPKVLAV, encoded by the coding sequence ATGTTTGGGCTTATAGGTCATTCAACTAGTTTTGAAGATGCAAAAAGAAAGGCTTCATTATTGGGCTTTGATCATATTGCGGATGGTGATTTAGATGTTTGGTGCACAGCTCCACCTCAACTAGTTGAAAATGTAGAGGTTAAAAGTGCTATAGGTATATCAATTGAAGGTTCTTATATTGATTCATGTTTCGTTCCTGAAATGCTTTCAAGATTTAAAACGGCAAGAAGAAAAGTATTAAATGCAATGGAATTAGCTCAAAAAAAAGGTATTAATATTACCGCTTTGGGGGGGTTCACTTCTATCATCTTTGAAAATTTTAATCTCCTTCAACATAAGCAGATTAGAAACACTTCACTAGAGTGGGAAAGGTTTACAACTGGTAATACTCATACTGCGTGGGTTATTTGCAGGCAATTAGAGATGAATGCTCCTAAAATAGGTATTGATCTTAAAAGCGCAACAGTTGCTGTAGTTGGTGCTACTGGAGATATAGGCAGTGCTGTTTGTCGATGGTTAATCAATAAAACAGGTATTGGGGAACTTCTTTTGGTAGCTAGGCAAAAGGAACCCTTGGATTCTTTGCAAAAGGAATTAGATGGTGGAACTATCAAAAATCTAGATGAAGCATTGCCTGAAGCAGATATTGTTGTATGGGTAGCAAGTATGCCAAAGACAATGGAAATCGATGCTAATAATCTTAAACAACCATGTTTAATGATTGATGGAGGTTATCCAAAGAATCTAGATGAAAAATTTCAAGGAAATAATATACATGTTGTAAAAGGAGGTATAGTAAGATTCTTCAATGATATAGGTTGGAATATGATGGAACTAGCTGAAATGCAAAATCCCCAGAGAGAAATGTTTGCATGCTTTGCAGAAGCAATGATTTTAGAATTTGAAAAATGTCATACAAACTTTAGCTGGGGAAGAAATAATATATCTCTCGAGAAAATGGAGTTTATTGGAGCTGCTTCTGTAAAGCATGGCTTCTCTGCAATTGGCCTAGATAAGCATCCAAAAGTACTAGCAGTTTGA
- a CDS encoding protochlorophyllide reductase, whose product MGKSIKGLVLITGTTSGVGLNTLKPLLKFGWEVIAVNRSNKRAVEIAQQSLTDSQIKNIHFIEIDLSDLDDVRNGCSEILKKFKKPINSIICNAAVYKPRLRKPERSPQGFENSMAVNHFGHFLLINLLLDNILSSEKEIDLNGRTIKFKPRITVLGTVTANYSELGGRIPIPAPADLGNLSGFKNGFLSPISMANGKKFKPGKAYKDSKLCNMVTVQELSKKYPKERIIFNSLYPGCVADTKLFRDTPWLFRFLFPIFQKFITKGYVSQRLAGERVAQVATLKEYAKPAVHWSWGNRQKLGRKAFSQKLSKRIIDSNISRQTYELTRKLVGLA is encoded by the coding sequence GTGGGTAAGAGTATTAAGGGCTTAGTCCTAATAACAGGAACAACATCAGGAGTAGGATTAAATACCTTAAAACCTTTGTTGAAATTTGGATGGGAAGTTATAGCGGTAAATCGCTCAAATAAAAGGGCAGTAGAAATAGCTCAGCAATCTTTAACAGATTCTCAAATAAAAAATATTCATTTTATAGAAATTGATTTGTCTGATTTAGACGATGTAAGAAATGGTTGTAGTGAGATATTGAAAAAATTTAAAAAACCCATAAATTCTATTATTTGTAATGCTGCAGTTTATAAACCAAGATTACGGAAGCCTGAAAGGTCTCCCCAAGGATTTGAAAATTCTATGGCAGTTAATCATTTTGGTCATTTTCTCTTGATTAATCTTCTTCTTGATAATATTTTGTCCTCTGAGAAAGAAATTGATTTAAATGGTAGAACAATTAAATTCAAACCAAGAATAACCGTATTAGGAACTGTTACGGCAAATTATTCAGAACTAGGCGGAAGAATTCCTATACCTGCTCCAGCTGATCTAGGTAATTTATCTGGATTTAAAAATGGATTTTTATCTCCAATTAGCATGGCAAATGGAAAAAAATTTAAACCCGGGAAAGCATATAAAGATAGCAAACTGTGCAATATGGTGACAGTACAAGAATTATCAAAAAAATATCCTAAAGAAAGAATAATTTTTAATTCCCTTTACCCTGGATGTGTGGCCGATACAAAACTCTTTAGGGATACCCCTTGGCTTTTTAGATTTTTATTCCCAATCTTTCAAAAATTCATCACAAAAGGATATGTATCTCAAAGATTAGCTGGAGAAAGAGTAGCTCAAGTAGCGACTCTTAAAGAATATGCTAAGCCAGCAGTCCATTGGAGTTGGGGAAATCGCCAAAAGTTAGGAAGAAAAGCTTTTTCTCAAAAATTGTCTAAGAGAATTATTGATTCAAATATTTCAAGACAAACTTATGAATTAACTAGAAAATTGGTTGGATTAGCTTAG
- the psaM gene encoding photosystem I reaction center subunit XII, giving the protein MEPSQSINLIILGLIVVMHAGVLALRLGISLART; this is encoded by the coding sequence ATGGAGCCATCTCAATCAATCAATTTAATAATACTTGGTCTTATTGTGGTAATGCATGCAGGTGTATTGGCTTTAAGACTTGGCATAAGTTTAGCTAGAACATAA
- a CDS encoding acetyl-CoA carboxylase carboxyltransferase subunit alpha, translating into MPRRYLLDFEKPLVELEKQIEQIRELARDSEVDVSQQLLQLETLATRRREEIFRSLTPAQKIQVARHPQRPSTLDFIQMFCDDWIELHGDRNGGDDMALIGGLGSVNNQPVLLLGHQKGRDTKENVVRNFGMAKPGGYRKALRLMQHADRFSLPILTFIDTPGAYAGLSAEEQGQGEAIARNLREMFGFKVPIIATIIGEGGSGGALGIGVADRLLMFEHSVYTVASPEACASILWRDAAKASEAATALKITGKDLLELGVIDEVLSEPAGGNNWAPIEAGNTLKGAIEKHLNELLELKKEELLEQRYSKFRVLGKFVESNNFEEIQEQLPQITE; encoded by the coding sequence ATGCCAAGACGTTATCTTCTTGATTTTGAAAAACCTCTTGTAGAGCTTGAAAAGCAAATAGAGCAAATAAGAGAATTAGCAAGAGATTCAGAAGTAGATGTTAGTCAACAATTACTACAACTAGAAACACTTGCTACAAGAAGAAGAGAGGAAATTTTTAGATCCCTAACACCTGCTCAGAAAATACAAGTAGCTAGACATCCACAAAGACCAAGCACTTTGGATTTTATTCAAATGTTTTGTGATGATTGGATTGAGTTACATGGAGACAGAAATGGAGGAGATGATATGGCTTTAATTGGAGGTTTAGGTTCGGTAAATAATCAACCTGTTCTTTTATTAGGTCATCAGAAAGGAAGAGATACTAAGGAAAATGTAGTTAGAAACTTTGGAATGGCAAAACCTGGAGGTTATAGAAAAGCTTTAAGGTTAATGCAGCATGCTGATAGATTTTCATTGCCTATTCTTACTTTTATTGATACTCCTGGGGCATATGCTGGTCTCTCTGCAGAAGAACAAGGTCAAGGAGAAGCTATAGCTAGAAACCTAAGAGAAATGTTCGGTTTTAAAGTCCCAATAATTGCTACTATTATCGGCGAAGGCGGGTCTGGTGGAGCTCTTGGAATTGGGGTAGCTGATAGGCTATTGATGTTTGAACATAGTGTTTATACTGTTGCTAGTCCAGAAGCATGTGCCTCAATTCTTTGGAGAGATGCTGCAAAAGCTTCTGAAGCTGCAACTGCGTTAAAAATAACTGGAAAAGATCTTCTTGAGTTAGGTGTAATAGATGAAGTTTTATCAGAACCAGCAGGTGGTAATAACTGGGCTCCTATAGAGGCTGGGAATACTCTAAAAGGTGCTATTGAGAAGCACCTTAATGAATTATTGGAATTGAAGAAAGAGGAACTTTTAGAACAAAGATATTCAAAATTCAGGGTTCTGGGAAAATTTGTTGAATCAAATAATTTTGAAGAAATTCAGGAACAATTACCTCAAATAACAGAATAA
- a CDS encoding S1 RNA-binding domain-containing protein: MKGVSDKDAQNNKKIKGDKNNLKKPLQVLHISKKDTISNKEEVFDGHQNSSKEVKTDISAVKPKFIEAPIDEVKESYSNNINFENISYKELEKPLTFQDEDEDFIIERKVDEFDFDESAFLEALNENEPIGATGETIKGKVIALESDGLYIDIGGKAPGFMPKKECGLGVITNFKEKFTIDLEMEVLVIKEQNADGMVTVSARALILRQSWEKVASSAKNGELIQVTINGFNRGGLTCDVDGLRGFIPRSQLENGQDYQSLVSKNLKVAFLEVNPETRKLVLSEKKALLVSKFADLKFGQLIEGEVLAIKPYGFFVDLGGASGLLHQSSITNGSIRNLREIFREGEVIKALITEIDLERGRIGLNTALLENTPGELIIDKEKVMIEASERSLKTKSLFDKKDLEK, from the coding sequence ATGAAGGGAGTTAGTGATAAAGATGCCCAAAATAATAAGAAAATTAAGGGCGACAAAAACAATCTTAAGAAGCCGCTTCAGGTCCTTCACATAAGCAAAAAGGATACTATTAGTAATAAGGAAGAAGTTTTTGATGGTCATCAAAATTCTTCAAAAGAAGTCAAAACTGACATAAGTGCTGTAAAGCCTAAATTTATTGAAGCCCCAATAGATGAAGTAAAAGAAAGTTATTCCAATAATATCAACTTTGAAAATATAAGTTATAAGGAGTTAGAAAAACCTTTAACTTTTCAAGATGAAGATGAAGATTTCATCATAGAAAGAAAAGTTGATGAATTTGATTTTGACGAAAGTGCCTTTTTAGAAGCCTTAAACGAGAATGAGCCGATAGGTGCAACAGGAGAGACAATTAAGGGGAAAGTAATAGCATTAGAAAGTGATGGTTTGTATATAGACATTGGTGGTAAAGCACCTGGTTTCATGCCAAAAAAAGAATGTGGATTAGGAGTAATTACAAATTTCAAAGAAAAATTTACCATTGATTTAGAAATGGAAGTTTTAGTAATAAAAGAACAGAATGCTGATGGTATGGTCACAGTAAGTGCACGAGCATTAATTCTTAGGCAAAGTTGGGAAAAAGTTGCAAGTTCTGCGAAAAATGGAGAATTAATACAAGTTACAATCAATGGTTTTAATAGAGGAGGACTTACTTGCGATGTTGATGGATTAAGAGGATTTATTCCACGTTCACAACTTGAAAATGGTCAAGATTATCAATCTTTAGTTAGTAAAAATTTAAAAGTTGCATTTTTAGAAGTAAATCCAGAGACACGGAAACTTGTTTTATCAGAAAAAAAAGCATTATTAGTTTCTAAATTTGCAGATCTAAAATTTGGACAATTAATTGAGGGTGAAGTTTTAGCAATAAAACCATATGGCTTCTTTGTTGATTTAGGAGGAGCAAGCGGGCTTCTTCATCAATCCTCGATAACAAATGGATCCATCCGAAATTTAAGAGAGATTTTCAGGGAGGGTGAGGTTATAAAGGCACTAATAACAGAAATTGACTTGGAAAGAGGAAGAATTGGTTTAAATACAGCCTTATTAGAAAACACACCTGGAGAATTAATCATTGATAAAGAAAAAGTTATGATTGAAGCCTCTGAAAGGTCTCTAAAAACTAAGTCACTTTTTGATAAAAAAGATTTAGAAAAATGA
- the folE gene encoding GTP cyclohydrolase I, with amino-acid sequence MTSTLPNDNIKNIDEKISNKLISEIIRDRIKSKGTRFSANDNIADFINPGELKVLEKEVASRIKDLLKSLVIDVDNDHNTQETAERVSKMYLNEVFKGRYHEQPKVTSFPNDKNLDEIYTVGPITVRSACSHHLVPILGECWIGIKPGSKVIGLSKFARVADWVFSRPHIQEEAVMILADEIEKLCEPKGLGIIVKAQHYCMKWRGVKEPNTSMINSVVRGDFRHDISLKQEFFELVRQQSSNNNY; translated from the coding sequence ATGACTTCTACATTACCCAACGATAATATTAAAAATATTGATGAAAAGATTTCTAATAAATTAATCTCCGAGATAATAAGGGACCGTATCAAAAGCAAAGGTACAAGATTCAGTGCAAATGATAATATCGCTGACTTTATTAATCCTGGTGAGCTAAAAGTTCTAGAAAAGGAGGTGGCTTCCAGAATTAAAGATTTACTTAAGTCTTTAGTTATTGATGTGGATAATGACCACAATACTCAGGAGACAGCAGAAAGAGTTTCAAAAATGTACCTAAACGAAGTTTTTAAAGGTAGATACCATGAACAGCCAAAGGTTACAAGTTTCCCAAATGATAAAAACCTTGATGAAATTTATACTGTCGGACCAATAACAGTGAGGTCCGCTTGCTCTCATCATTTAGTTCCAATTTTAGGAGAATGTTGGATAGGAATTAAACCAGGTAGTAAAGTTATAGGTCTTTCTAAATTCGCTAGAGTAGCGGATTGGGTATTCTCTAGACCACATATACAAGAAGAAGCAGTAATGATTCTTGCAGATGAAATAGAAAAACTATGTGAACCCAAGGGGCTAGGCATAATAGTCAAAGCTCAACATTACTGTATGAAGTGGAGAGGAGTTAAAGAGCCGAATACTAGCATGATAAATTCAGTAGTTAGAGGAGATTTTAGACATGATATAAGCCTAAAACAAGAATTTTTTGAGCTAGTAAGACAACAATCTTCTAATAATAATTACTAA
- a CDS encoding SDR family oxidoreductase: MKLAYITGATKGIGRATAVTFANAGWDLILLARDLEMLEILRDELSDTGSTINLVKCNLSNANEINNSINESIKKYGCPSVLINNAGCAFNGNLVEMSLTKWQEIIQINLTSIFQICSLIVPKMRKNGGLIINVSSHASYNAFPQWGAYCVSKSALAMFTKCLREEERSNSIRACTITLGSVNTPLWETESIKSDFDRSSMLSSTNVSNTILYIAEQPESQLIEDLTLMPAGGAF; encoded by the coding sequence TTGAAATTAGCATACATTACAGGAGCCACTAAAGGTATTGGTAGAGCTACAGCAGTAACTTTCGCAAATGCTGGTTGGGATTTAATTTTACTCGCAAGAGATTTAGAGATGTTGGAAATACTAAGAGATGAACTATCAGATACAGGGTCAACAATAAATCTTGTAAAGTGCAATTTATCTAATGCAAATGAAATAAATAATTCAATTAACGAATCAATAAAAAAATATGGGTGCCCTTCCGTTTTAATAAATAATGCTGGATGTGCTTTCAATGGAAATTTAGTTGAAATGTCTTTGACAAAATGGCAAGAAATAATTCAAATTAATCTCACAAGTATATTTCAAATATGTAGTTTAATTGTCCCCAAAATGAGAAAAAATGGAGGCTTGATTATTAATGTCAGCAGTCATGCTTCTTATAATGCTTTCCCTCAGTGGGGTGCTTATTGCGTATCAAAATCTGCTTTAGCGATGTTTACAAAGTGTCTTAGAGAAGAAGAGAGATCTAACTCGATAAGAGCATGCACAATTACTTTAGGTTCAGTTAATACCCCTCTTTGGGAGACGGAATCAATAAAATCAGATTTCGATAGATCATCTATGCTTTCTTCTACAAACGTCTCAAATACAATTTTATATATTGCTGAACAACCAGAATCACAATTAATTGAAGACTTAACTCTTATGCCTGCAGGAGGTGCTTTTTGA